A region of Gemmatimonadales bacterium DNA encodes the following proteins:
- a CDS encoding LD-carboxypeptidase — MGSKPLVRPPRLARGSRVALVAPAGPLLDRDDLTRAEALCRALDYEPLLAPHAGARYGYLGGTDEQRLADLNAALRDPAVDAVWCIRGGYGLTRILGGVDFPALVRRPKAVIGFSDVTALLAGVTRCAGVVGFHGPNARTSMPGFSRRHFERVLSCAAPAGPLEPLPQPAGVLVARENRIVTLQGGVAEGRLAGGNLSLLQCLIGTGFFPDLDGALLVLEDVGEDLYRVDRMLSHLRMAGALDRLAGVLVGRFSELQRGTGDGALGFDEVLATYFGPLRIPVALGFPVGHIDDQWTLPLGIQARLDADTGEVSLLEPAVA; from the coding sequence ATGGGGTCAAAACCGCTCGTTCGTCCTCCCCGACTGGCGCGTGGAAGTCGGGTGGCGCTGGTCGCGCCGGCGGGACCGTTGCTGGACCGCGATGATTTAACACGTGCGGAGGCGCTGTGCCGTGCGCTGGATTACGAACCGCTGCTGGCCCCCCATGCCGGCGCCCGTTACGGCTACCTTGGCGGGACCGACGAGCAGCGGCTGGCCGACCTCAATGCCGCACTTCGGGATCCGGCCGTCGACGCGGTGTGGTGTATTCGCGGGGGCTACGGCCTGACCCGCATCCTGGGTGGGGTCGACTTTCCGGCCCTGGTGCGCCGTCCCAAGGCTGTCATCGGCTTCTCCGATGTGACCGCGCTGCTGGCCGGAGTGACCCGATGCGCCGGAGTGGTCGGCTTCCACGGGCCCAACGCACGAACCAGCATGCCCGGATTCAGCCGCCGCCATTTCGAGCGAGTCCTCTCCTGCGCGGCGCCGGCCGGTCCGCTGGAGCCGCTGCCCCAGCCGGCCGGCGTGCTGGTGGCTCGGGAGAATCGGATCGTCACGCTCCAGGGAGGGGTGGCGGAGGGGAGACTCGCCGGCGGCAACCTGAGCCTGCTGCAGTGCCTGATCGGCACCGGATTCTTTCCCGACCTCGATGGCGCGCTGCTGGTGCTGGAGGACGTGGGCGAGGACCTCTACCGAGTGGATCGGATGCTCTCCCACCTGCGGATGGCCGGCGCGCTGGACCGGCTGGCCGGTGTCCTGGTGGGCCGGTTCAGCGAGCTCCAGCGCGGCACCGGCGACGGCGCCCTCGGCTTCGACGAGGTGCTCGCGACCTACTTCGGCCCCCTGCGTATTCCGGTGGCGCTCGGCTTCCCCGTGGGGCACATCGACGACCAGTGGACCCTCCCACTCGGCATCCAGGCCCGGCTCGACGCAGATACCGGGGAGGTGTCGCTGCTGGAGCCCGCGGTGGCCTGA
- a CDS encoding Nramp family divalent metal transporter, translating to MSAASTPPMEQISGWRFPRTLPSLPESYHTVQVPRGVSFWRKALAFAGPGYMVAVGYMDPGNWATDLAGGARFGYTLLSVILISNLMAILLQALALKLGIVTGRDLAQACRDHYSRPVSFILWVLCEIAIAACDLAEVIGSAIALNLLLGIPLVWGVCLTALDVLLILLLQHRGFRYLEALVIVLVATIGLCFGIELLMARPELGAVVRGLVPTTGIVSNPAMLYIAIGILGATVMPHNLYLHSSIVQTRKVLPDDSSKREAIRFATLDSTVALLFAFFINAAILMLAAATFHQSGHQEVAEIGDAYRLLAPLLGTTIASTLFAVALLASGQNSTITGTLAGQIVMEGFLNIRLPAWLRRLITRLIAIIPAIIVTILYGEKGAGALLILSQVILSLQLSFAVVPLVYFTGQRSKMGQFVNHPVLAAGAWAVAAAIIGLNAWLLIGTFRAWLA from the coding sequence ATGAGCGCCGCGTCGACCCCTCCGATGGAGCAGATCTCCGGCTGGCGCTTCCCCCGCACGCTGCCGAGCCTGCCGGAGTCGTACCACACGGTCCAGGTGCCCCGTGGGGTCTCCTTCTGGCGGAAGGCACTGGCCTTTGCCGGTCCCGGCTACATGGTGGCGGTGGGCTACATGGACCCGGGCAACTGGGCCACCGATCTCGCCGGCGGCGCCCGCTTCGGGTACACCCTGCTGAGCGTCATCCTGATCTCCAATCTGATGGCGATTCTGCTGCAGGCGCTCGCCCTCAAGCTCGGCATCGTCACCGGGCGGGACCTGGCCCAGGCCTGCCGCGACCACTATTCCCGGCCGGTGAGCTTCATCCTCTGGGTGCTCTGCGAGATCGCCATCGCCGCCTGCGATCTCGCCGAGGTCATCGGGTCGGCCATCGCCCTCAATCTGTTGCTGGGGATTCCGCTGGTGTGGGGCGTGTGCCTGACGGCACTGGACGTCCTGCTGATCCTGCTGTTGCAGCATCGCGGGTTCCGCTACCTCGAGGCGCTGGTGATCGTGCTGGTGGCCACCATCGGCCTCTGCTTCGGGATCGAGCTGCTGATGGCCCGGCCGGAGCTCGGCGCGGTGGTGCGCGGCTTGGTGCCCACGACCGGCATCGTGAGCAATCCGGCGATGCTCTATATCGCCATCGGCATTCTGGGCGCCACCGTCATGCCGCACAATCTCTACCTGCATTCTTCCATCGTGCAGACCCGGAAGGTGCTGCCCGACGACTCGTCCAAGCGGGAGGCGATCCGGTTCGCCACCCTCGATTCCACGGTGGCGCTCCTGTTCGCCTTCTTCATCAACGCCGCCATCCTGATGCTGGCCGCCGCCACCTTCCACCAGAGCGGGCACCAGGAGGTGGCGGAGATCGGGGATGCCTACCGGCTGCTGGCGCCGCTCCTGGGCACCACCATCGCCAGCACGCTCTTCGCCGTGGCACTGCTCGCCTCGGGGCAGAACTCGACGATCACCGGCACACTGGCGGGGCAGATCGTGATGGAGGGATTTCTCAATATCCGGCTGCCGGCCTGGCTTCGGCGGCTGATCACCCGGCTGATCGCGATCATTCCCGCCATCATCGTCACCATTCTCTACGGCGAGAAGGGAGCGGGCGCGCTGCTCATTCTGAGCCAGGTCATCTTGAGCCTGCAGCTCTCGTTCGCGGTGGTCCCGCTGGTCTACTTCACCGGCCAGCGGTCCAAGATGGGCCAGTTCGTCAACCACCCGGTGCTCGCCGCCGGCGCGTGGGCCGTGGCGGCGGCGATCATCGGTCTCAATGCCTGGCTGCTGATCGGCACCTTCCGGGCCTGGCTGGCCTGA
- a CDS encoding alpha/beta fold hydrolase, translated as MATATLTKHRLDGALGDILVDVRGGGRESPRPAVVVVHGFKGFKDWGMFPPLAERLARAGFTAVTFNLSGSGVDDVGEFSLPEQFAHNTFTAELTDLGRVVEAVMRGELGVAPPSCLGLLGHSRGGGVAVLHTARDPRIEALVTWSAISTVDRWPASERAEWRDAGVKEVRNARTGQVLPLYPDVLDDIECNHAALDISMAASRVGVPWLIVHGASDESVPLEEGERLAAAAPGGSSRLLRIEHAGHTFGAAHPWKGSTPELERAVEASVAAFSAELG; from the coding sequence ATGGCCACCGCGACCCTCACCAAGCACCGGCTGGACGGCGCACTGGGCGACATTCTAGTGGATGTGCGCGGCGGTGGACGCGAATCGCCCCGTCCCGCGGTGGTGGTGGTCCACGGCTTCAAGGGATTCAAGGATTGGGGCATGTTTCCTCCCCTGGCCGAGCGGCTCGCCCGCGCCGGATTCACGGCCGTCACCTTCAACCTGAGCGGCAGCGGAGTGGATGACGTCGGTGAGTTCTCTCTTCCGGAGCAGTTCGCGCACAACACCTTTACCGCCGAGCTCACCGATCTGGGCCGGGTGGTGGAGGCCGTGATGCGGGGAGAGCTGGGTGTGGCGCCGCCTTCGTGTCTGGGCCTGCTGGGCCACTCTCGCGGCGGCGGGGTTGCCGTGCTGCACACCGCACGGGATCCCCGGATCGAGGCCCTGGTCACCTGGTCCGCCATCTCAACCGTCGATCGCTGGCCGGCCTCCGAGCGCGCCGAGTGGCGCGACGCGGGAGTCAAGGAGGTGCGGAATGCGCGAACCGGCCAGGTGCTCCCGCTCTACCCGGACGTGCTCGACGATATCGAGTGCAACCACGCCGCGCTGGACATCTCCATGGCCGCCTCGCGTGTCGGCGTGCCCTGGCTGATCGTGCACGGGGCCAGCGACGAATCGGTCCCGCTCGAGGAGGGCGAACGGCTGGCCGCCGCGGCGCCCGGGGGCAGCAGCCGCCTCCTCCGAATCGAGCACGCCGGCCATACCTTCGGCGCGGCCCACCCCTGGAAGGGCAGCACCCCCGAGCTCGAGCGCGCCGTCGAGGCGAGCGTGGCCGCCTTCTCCGCGGAGCTGGGCTGA
- a CDS encoding metal-dependent transcriptional regulator — protein MSPAAAAESLTRSVEDYLKAIYRLSPEGRPASTSEIAHLLELSAPSVSGMVKRLSELGLLEHAPYKGVQLTPEGRRAALRMVRRHRLIEAYLVQFLDYPWDTVHQEAERLEHAVSDQLVERMAAALGHPTTDPHGDPIPEADGSIHEPLCTPLSELEVGQIVEIRRVDESEPERLRYLASLGLRPGVVVTLLDRQPFGGPVTLDAGGESHVIGQELAQVLLCVREVDR, from the coding sequence ATGTCTCCTGCCGCCGCCGCCGAATCGCTGACTCGCTCCGTCGAGGACTACCTCAAGGCCATCTACCGGCTCTCGCCCGAAGGCCGCCCGGCCTCGACCAGCGAGATCGCCCATCTGCTCGAGCTCTCCGCCCCCTCGGTCAGCGGCATGGTCAAGCGGCTGTCCGAGCTGGGACTGCTGGAGCACGCGCCCTACAAGGGAGTGCAGCTCACCCCGGAAGGCCGCCGGGCCGCCCTGCGGATGGTGCGGCGCCATCGACTGATCGAGGCATACCTGGTCCAGTTCCTCGACTACCCCTGGGACACGGTTCACCAGGAGGCGGAGCGGCTGGAGCACGCGGTCAGCGATCAGCTGGTGGAGCGGATGGCGGCTGCGCTGGGCCATCCCACGACCGATCCTCACGGCGACCCCATTCCCGAGGCGGACGGTTCGATTCACGAGCCCCTCTGCACTCCACTTTCAGAGCTCGAGGTCGGCCAGATCGTCGAGATCCGCCGGGTGGACGAGAGCGAGCCTGAGCGGCTCCGCTATCTCGCCTCGCTGGGCCTTCGGCCCGGTGTCGTCGTGACCCTGCTCGACCGCCAGCCGTTCGGCGGTCCGGTGACGCTCGACGCGGGCGGCGAGTCTCACGTGATCGGGCAGGAGCTGGCCCAGGTGCTCCTCTGCGTCCGCGAGGTCGACCGATGA
- a CDS encoding SDR family oxidoreductase, producing the protein MRSTTAPLADLTGRVCVVTGASRGIGRAVAEQLGVLGATLVLICRRAEDGEAVAEAIAGDTRAPLPEVVTADLSIQSSVRAAAAVIRERHAQIHVLINNAGVIVRQREVTVDGLEHQFAVNHLAYFLITRLLLDRLEAGAPSRIVNLSSGAHQGGTLDLNDLQSERRYDPVRVYGRTKLANILFTYELARRLEGTGVTVNCVHPGVIGTKLLSDYMNVPVVGGALARTFGASPEKAATAIVHLAASPEVERVTGTYFDGRRVGRSSPASYDEALARRLWDASERLTGLAGVATP; encoded by the coding sequence ATGCGAAGCACCACGGCCCCGCTGGCGGACCTCACCGGGCGCGTCTGCGTCGTCACCGGCGCCAGCCGGGGCATCGGCCGGGCCGTGGCCGAACAGCTCGGGGTGCTGGGCGCCACTCTGGTGCTGATCTGCCGCCGGGCCGAGGACGGCGAGGCGGTTGCCGAAGCGATTGCCGGTGACACGCGGGCGCCCCTGCCGGAGGTGGTAACCGCCGATCTCTCGATCCAGTCGTCGGTCCGAGCGGCCGCCGCCGTCATCCGCGAGCGGCATGCGCAGATCCACGTGCTGATCAACAACGCGGGTGTCATCGTCCGCCAGCGCGAGGTCACGGTCGATGGACTCGAGCACCAGTTCGCGGTGAACCACCTCGCCTACTTCCTGATCACCCGGCTCCTGCTGGACCGCCTGGAGGCCGGCGCTCCATCCCGAATCGTCAACCTGTCCTCGGGGGCGCATCAGGGTGGCACGCTCGACCTCAACGATCTGCAGAGCGAGCGGCGCTACGATCCGGTCCGGGTGTACGGCCGTACCAAGCTGGCCAACATCCTGTTCACCTACGAACTGGCACGCCGGCTGGAAGGCACCGGTGTCACCGTCAACTGCGTCCATCCCGGTGTGATCGGCACCAAGCTCCTGTCCGACTACATGAACGTCCCCGTTGTCGGCGGAGCCCTGGCCCGGACCTTCGGCGCCAGCCCGGAGAAAGCGGCGACCGCCATCGTCCATCTCGCCGCGTCGCCCGAGGTGGAGCGGGTCACCGGAACGTATTTCGACGGACGCCGTGTCGGCCGCAGCTCGCCCGCGTCATACGACGAGGCACTGGCGCGACGGCTGTGGGACGCGAGCGAACGGCTCACCGGCCTCGCCGGCGTCGCCACACCTTGA
- a CDS encoding glycosyltransferase, with protein sequence MAPADLLPALPWLAPFAALPRLADTHPNLSDVHPISGELVSVIVPARNEAATIETVVRSVLDSAYRPLELLVVDDRSTDATAAILQRLAAEDRRVRVVDGEALPDGWYGKPWACHQGYSLARGDLLLFTDADTRHHPELLGRAVAALRRERAGLLTVAPHQRCVTFWERLVMPQIWLLLGLRYHPQRVNRARRARDVIANGQFILVSREPYEAAGTHEAVRHEVAEDLALAQRFLASGRTIRFAFAQRFMETRMYRSLGELIEGWSKNIYLGGRRSFPENPALRAAAPLMVAAALGFWLVPPVALALGGGLRSAAGVAVGLSAVFWILISIGMRIPFYYGLAYPLGALMALYIAARSTWRGARKVEWRGRLYGAAER encoded by the coding sequence ATGGCGCCCGCCGACTTGCTGCCGGCCCTGCCCTGGCTGGCGCCGTTTGCAGCCCTTCCCCGGCTGGCCGACACCCATCCCAATCTTTCCGACGTCCACCCGATCTCGGGCGAGCTGGTGTCCGTCATCGTGCCCGCGCGAAACGAGGCAGCCACCATCGAGACGGTGGTGCGGTCGGTACTCGACTCCGCCTACCGGCCGCTCGAGCTCCTGGTCGTGGACGATCGCTCGACCGACGCCACCGCGGCAATCCTCCAGCGGCTTGCCGCGGAGGACCGGCGGGTCCGGGTGGTAGACGGCGAGGCGCTGCCGGACGGCTGGTACGGAAAGCCCTGGGCCTGCCACCAGGGATACAGCCTCGCTCGCGGCGACCTTCTGCTTTTCACCGATGCCGATACCCGACACCATCCCGAGCTGCTGGGGCGGGCGGTCGCGGCGCTCCGGCGGGAGCGGGCGGGGCTGCTGACCGTGGCTCCGCACCAGCGCTGCGTCACTTTCTGGGAGCGGCTGGTCATGCCGCAGATCTGGCTGCTGCTCGGCCTCCGCTATCACCCGCAGCGAGTGAACCGGGCCCGGCGCGCGCGAGACGTGATCGCCAATGGGCAGTTCATCCTGGTCTCCCGGGAGCCCTACGAAGCGGCAGGAACCCACGAGGCGGTGCGGCACGAGGTGGCGGAGGATCTCGCGCTGGCGCAGCGGTTCCTCGCATCGGGGCGGACTATTCGCTTCGCATTCGCGCAGCGGTTCATGGAGACGCGGATGTACCGAAGCCTGGGCGAGCTGATCGAGGGCTGGTCCAAGAACATCTACCTGGGCGGCCGCCGCTCGTTTCCGGAGAACCCGGCGCTCCGCGCGGCCGCCCCGCTCATGGTGGCGGCGGCGCTCGGGTTCTGGCTGGTTCCTCCGGTGGCGCTCGCGCTGGGTGGAGGCCTTCGTTCCGCGGCGGGCGTGGCCGTCGGTCTCTCGGCGGTCTTCTGGATCCTCATCTCGATCGGCATGCGGATTCCGTTCTACTACGGGCTGGCGTATCCGCTGGGCGCACTCATGGCCTTGTACATCGCGGCGCGCTCGACCTGGCGGGGTGCCCGGAAAGTCGAGTGGCGGGGACGACTCTACGGCGCCGCAGAGCGATAG
- a CDS encoding CoA pyrophosphatase codes for MSYPQPLTPRLDRLRDRLASHRPWTDPDAEALRWAAVAVVLKPAPDAVLLIRRAERVGDPWSGHMALPGGRREPGDDDLVATAIRETSEEVGLPLSRGQLLGVLDDVVPRTPVLPPIAIRPCVFLLHAQLPLTLNPEVAGARWVELDRLLHPGTRHPVRLEIRGESREVDAYQLDDAIVWGLTERVLSGLLRHLGG; via the coding sequence ATGTCATACCCACAACCACTGACGCCCCGCCTCGACCGGTTGCGGGACCGCCTCGCCTCCCACCGGCCGTGGACCGATCCCGACGCCGAAGCCCTGCGCTGGGCAGCGGTGGCAGTGGTGCTGAAGCCCGCCCCCGACGCCGTTCTCCTCATCCGTCGCGCTGAGCGAGTGGGTGACCCGTGGTCCGGTCACATGGCGCTTCCCGGCGGCCGCCGGGAGCCGGGCGACGATGACCTCGTCGCCACCGCCATCCGGGAGACCAGCGAGGAGGTCGGCCTCCCGCTCTCACGCGGCCAGCTGCTCGGCGTCCTCGATGACGTGGTCCCCCGCACTCCGGTCCTGCCGCCGATCGCGATCCGCCCCTGCGTCTTCCTGCTCCACGCTCAGCTTCCACTCACGCTCAACCCCGAGGTGGCCGGCGCCCGCTGGGTCGAGCTGGATCGGCTGCTCCATCCGGGAACCCGCCATCCGGTTCGGCTGGAGATCCGGGGCGAGAGCCGGGAAGTCGACGCCTATCAGCTCGACGACGCCATCGTCTGGGGACTGACCGAGCGGGTGCTCAGCGGGTTGCTGCGGCATCTCGGCGGGTGA